The Planococcus donghaensis genome contains a region encoding:
- a CDS encoding polysaccharide deacetylase family protein: MKNSKFTLCLILLIGICFTLSISKAEAHYTDSPLNKPELFSTNHLSSNLLMSSPLRFILEYYGFKTDWNKDSTVVPLSSPNVSEVNVPVLMYHILLPGRNDSISVDPTRFKEQMLSLKSAGYTTITELELLAHLEDDTPLPDKPILITFDDGYISNYTIAFPILKELNMKASIYVIASRIFETHGVTDGEYDKFSWQQAREMAGTMSIQSHTWDSHSKQSDLQHQNRGLITSRFFKEGKLETQQEFEDRTFTDLLTAKNTIEKNIGTEVVAISYPYGEYTDDTIRLAQKAGYKMAFTIQNGTNNKNSSPFELKRITADGMYSGQELIQLIESD, from the coding sequence CCTGATACTTCTTATCGGCATTTGTTTTACACTTTCTATTTCAAAAGCAGAAGCGCATTATACAGACAGTCCATTAAACAAGCCGGAACTTTTTTCAACCAATCATCTGTCATCAAATTTGCTAATGAGTTCCCCCCTACGTTTTATTTTGGAGTATTATGGCTTTAAAACAGATTGGAACAAAGATTCTACGGTTGTGCCTTTAAGCTCACCAAATGTATCTGAGGTAAATGTTCCTGTATTGATGTATCATATTTTGCTGCCAGGTCGAAATGATTCGATAAGTGTAGATCCTACTCGCTTTAAAGAACAAATGCTCTCTTTAAAATCAGCAGGCTATACGACGATTACTGAACTCGAGTTACTTGCTCATTTAGAAGATGATACACCTTTGCCTGATAAACCGATTTTGATCACGTTTGATGACGGCTATATTAGTAATTACACGATTGCCTTTCCAATCCTAAAAGAGCTAAACATGAAAGCCAGTATTTATGTAATTGCTAGCCGGATTTTCGAAACCCACGGCGTTACTGATGGTGAATATGATAAATTCTCTTGGCAACAAGCGAGAGAAATGGCGGGAACGATGAGCATTCAAAGTCATACGTGGGATTCCCATTCTAAACAGTCGGATCTTCAACATCAAAATCGCGGACTGATTACAAGTCGCTTTTTTAAAGAAGGCAAACTGGAAACACAGCAAGAATTTGAAGATCGTACATTTACGGATTTACTGACAGCTAAAAATACCATTGAGAAAAATATTGGTACTGAAGTTGTGGCAATTAGCTACCCGTATGGTGAATACACGGACGACACCATTCGTTTAGCACAAAAAGCAGGCTATAAAATGGCGTTTACCATTCAGAATGGAACGAATAACAAAAATTCCTCACCTTTTGAATTAAAACGAATTACTGCCGACGGCATGTATTCTGGCCAGGAATTGATCCAACTAATTGAATCCGATTAA
- the galU gene encoding UTP--glucose-1-phosphate uridylyltransferase GalU: MRVKKAIIPAAGLGTRFLPATKAMPKEMLPIVDKPTIQYIVEEAIASGIEDIIIVTGKGKRAIEDHFDHAFELEDNLFKKGKTDMLDSVLETSNVEIHYIRQKEPLGLGHAIWSARRFIGNEPFAVLLGDDIVENEEPCLAQLMKQNETTGKSVIGVKQVPEDETHRYGIINPISIEGKLIKVDNFVEKPPAGTAPSNYAIMGRYILTPEVFEFLGQHELGAGGEIQLTDAIQKLNEIQEVYAYEFEGRRFDVGEKFGFIETTIEFALKRPELRERLLKLFEEKLNESVTNKK, translated from the coding sequence ATGCGCGTAAAAAAAGCAATAATTCCTGCTGCAGGTCTTGGAACGAGATTTCTTCCAGCAACAAAAGCCATGCCAAAAGAAATGTTGCCTATCGTTGATAAGCCGACAATCCAGTACATAGTCGAAGAAGCAATAGCTTCTGGCATCGAAGACATTATTATTGTCACCGGTAAAGGAAAGCGTGCGATTGAAGATCATTTCGATCATGCGTTTGAATTAGAAGACAACTTATTTAAAAAAGGTAAAACCGATATGCTGGATTCTGTCTTGGAAACGTCCAATGTAGAAATTCACTATATTCGTCAAAAAGAGCCACTTGGACTAGGACATGCAATTTGGTCGGCCCGCCGTTTTATCGGCAACGAGCCTTTTGCTGTGTTATTAGGTGATGACATTGTAGAAAACGAAGAGCCGTGTCTCGCTCAATTGATGAAGCAAAATGAAACGACCGGTAAAAGTGTTATCGGAGTAAAACAAGTGCCAGAAGATGAAACACATCGTTACGGTATTATCAATCCGATTTCGATTGAAGGAAAGTTGATCAAAGTTGATAATTTTGTTGAGAAACCTCCGGCGGGAACAGCCCCATCAAATTACGCAATTATGGGACGGTATATTTTAACTCCTGAAGTTTTTGAGTTTCTTGGGCAACATGAACTTGGAGCAGGTGGGGAAATTCAATTAACGGATGCCATTCAAAAACTCAATGAAATTCAAGAAGTGTATGCTTACGAGTTTGAAGGACGCCGATTTGATGTCGGTGAAAAGTTTGGCTTTATTGAAACGACGATTGAGTTTGCGTTAAAACGTCCTGAATTAAGAGAACGGTTGTTAAAGTTGTTTGAGGAAAAGTTAAATGAATCTGTTACTAATAAAAAATAA
- a CDS encoding putative bifunctional diguanylate cyclase/phosphodiesterase, with protein sequence MNVSPLSSDSVLMELGIWLVQFIDISTLPIDWSVITLLFPTSSNYINYIIGLFIAITLLGSVYNLHNSKVKRMTEECTRQFDSIIATATDGIVVTDDNGVITQWNQGAESLFGYRKDEILDQNVRMIFPNAYPSSSSQMVTNQTHEFIGHKKDGGQIPVELSTGHWETIKGEYHSLIIRDITDRRKNEEKISNLVYLDSLTGLPNRRLYMDRLESTLDQAIDSGTIHTVLYLDLDQFKLVNDSYGHIMGDQLLIEVAHRIKSCISKADTLARLGGDEFILLLPNSNYTHAEAVARNILEVLTYAFSLNDEEVFITPSIGASLFPADGTDSETLVKNADIAMYRVKEEGKNNFQFFTSEMNDLISRKSKIAMSIRKGLEVGEFSVHYQPQIDILTENIIGVEALVRWNHAKLGPISPAEFIPIAEENGMILHIGEFVLRTACLQTKAWQDAGVEPFRVAVNISAKQFSQGNISEVITSALEDAQLAPEFLELELTESLIQGATSAITTMQELKAMGIHLSIDDFGTGYSSLSYLKLFPIDSLKIDQYFTRNINKDPKDAALVDTIIQMARNLGLNVIAEGVETLDQLAYLKNKRCNQAQGYYFHKPLLPEKIEKLYSKV encoded by the coding sequence TTGAATGTTTCACCATTATCCTCTGACTCTGTATTAATGGAACTTGGTATTTGGTTAGTGCAATTTATCGACATATCAACTTTACCAATTGATTGGTCCGTAATAACGCTACTTTTTCCGACGAGTAGTAACTATATAAACTATATTATTGGTCTATTCATAGCGATAACTTTATTGGGCTCTGTATACAATTTACATAACAGCAAAGTAAAACGAATGACAGAAGAGTGTACACGTCAATTTGATTCCATAATTGCAACCGCAACCGATGGTATTGTCGTGACCGATGACAATGGCGTTATAACTCAATGGAATCAAGGAGCAGAGTCTCTTTTTGGCTACCGTAAAGATGAAATACTGGATCAAAATGTGCGGATGATTTTTCCAAATGCATACCCATCATCTTCTAGTCAAATGGTTACTAACCAAACTCATGAGTTTATAGGACACAAAAAAGATGGCGGCCAAATTCCAGTTGAATTATCGACAGGGCATTGGGAAACGATCAAAGGTGAGTACCATAGCCTCATTATCCGAGACATCACAGACCGCAGAAAAAACGAGGAAAAAATTAGTAATTTAGTTTACTTAGATTCCTTGACTGGCTTACCAAATCGCCGGTTATACATGGATCGACTTGAGTCTACACTTGATCAAGCCATCGATAGCGGCACCATTCACACGGTTTTATATTTAGATCTTGACCAATTTAAACTAGTAAACGATTCGTATGGACATATTATGGGTGACCAATTGTTAATTGAAGTGGCTCACCGGATAAAGTCTTGCATTAGTAAAGCCGATACGCTGGCAAGACTTGGCGGCGACGAATTTATCTTATTGCTTCCAAATAGCAATTACACCCATGCGGAAGCTGTTGCCCGAAATATTTTAGAGGTGTTGACGTATGCCTTTTCGCTAAATGACGAAGAAGTATTTATCACCCCCTCAATTGGGGCTAGCTTGTTTCCAGCAGACGGCACTGATTCTGAAACGTTAGTCAAAAATGCGGATATTGCCATGTATCGTGTAAAAGAAGAAGGAAAAAACAACTTTCAATTTTTCACTTCAGAAATGAACGACTTGATCTCTCGAAAATCTAAAATTGCCATGAGCATTCGCAAAGGATTGGAGGTTGGTGAATTTTCGGTTCATTACCAACCTCAAATCGATATCCTGACGGAAAATATTATTGGTGTTGAAGCGCTTGTTCGCTGGAATCATGCCAAGTTAGGACCGATTTCGCCTGCTGAGTTTATTCCGATTGCTGAAGAAAACGGCATGATTCTACACATTGGTGAATTTGTTCTTCGTACCGCTTGTCTTCAAACAAAAGCTTGGCAAGATGCGGGCGTTGAACCGTTCCGCGTTGCTGTCAATATTTCCGCCAAACAATTTTCACAAGGCAATATTTCTGAAGTCATCACCTCAGCTTTAGAAGACGCGCAGCTAGCCCCTGAATTTCTTGAGCTGGAATTGACGGAAAGCCTAATTCAAGGGGCGACATCCGCGATTACCACCATGCAAGAATTAAAAGCAATGGGCATCCATTTATCGATTGACGATTTTGGTACAGGCTATTCTTCGTTAAGCTACTTAAAATTGTTCCCGATTGATAGTTTGAAAATCGATCAATATTTTACACGCAACATCAATAAAGACCCAAAAGATGCGGCCTTAGTCGACACCATCATTCAAATGGCACGTAATTTAGGGTTGAATGTTATCGCAGAAGGTGTAGAAACACTCGATCAGCTAGCATACTTGAAAAATAAGCGCTGTAATCAAGCACAAGGTTATTATTTTCATAAGCCGTTATTGCCTGAGAAAATTGAAAAACTGTATTCTAAAGTCTAA
- a CDS encoding cation:proton antiporter translates to MSAALVTILLCIGYLVFTIDKKQENFPAPVVLVLLGIGLSFIPYFENIKVTETMIYDVFLPGLLFVSAYQFSAKALRKNASIIGLLSTVGLGLTVGLVGLAIYWIGGWFFSISLVGAFVVAAILAPTDPVSVVSILKKSSPDKSIADIVDGESMINDGTSIVLFSVLSGMYVQSESLDVLAAFGEFLYVSAGGVLLGVTVGWLLSKAVHITHHQDYQVMLSIVLAYGAFQLAESFGFSGVLATVSAGIMLSWEFSHINKEDHYREALSGFWSVVEPSLLALLFLLIGIEATKYLSWDNWIVAILILFASIAVRFIVVGSSFKLLAGKQHSAIWKKALLISWSGIRGSMSVFLLLQLGAMANGEMASELISLSFSVVILSLIIQSLGIHPLSNLLESK, encoded by the coding sequence TTGTCAGCTGCACTTGTGACCATATTATTGTGCATAGGCTATTTAGTATTTACTATTGATAAAAAACAAGAAAACTTCCCCGCACCGGTTGTCCTCGTATTGCTCGGGATTGGTTTGTCTTTTATCCCCTATTTCGAGAACATCAAAGTAACTGAAACGATGATTTATGATGTTTTCTTACCGGGTTTGCTTTTTGTCTCTGCATATCAATTTTCAGCAAAAGCTTTGCGGAAAAACGCGAGTATTATTGGGTTGTTAAGTACCGTGGGACTCGGTTTGACAGTGGGGCTTGTCGGGTTAGCTATTTATTGGATTGGCGGCTGGTTTTTTTCAATTTCATTGGTAGGGGCATTTGTGGTTGCCGCTATTTTGGCACCTACAGACCCGGTATCTGTTGTCTCTATTTTAAAAAAATCATCACCAGACAAAAGCATTGCGGATATTGTTGATGGCGAATCGATGATCAATGATGGCACAAGTATTGTTTTGTTTAGTGTGTTATCGGGGATGTATGTGCAGTCAGAGTCGCTTGATGTGCTTGCTGCTTTCGGTGAATTTCTGTATGTCTCAGCAGGGGGTGTGCTCCTTGGTGTGACAGTTGGGTGGTTATTGAGTAAAGCTGTTCATATTACGCATCACCAAGATTATCAAGTTATGCTCAGCATTGTACTTGCTTATGGTGCCTTTCAACTTGCCGAAAGTTTTGGATTTTCAGGTGTATTAGCCACAGTATCCGCGGGCATTATGTTGTCGTGGGAGTTTTCTCACATTAACAAAGAAGATCATTACCGCGAAGCCCTTTCAGGGTTTTGGAGCGTCGTCGAACCTTCATTGCTCGCGTTATTGTTTTTACTGATTGGCATTGAGGCGACAAAATACTTATCATGGGATAATTGGATTGTCGCCATTTTGATCTTATTTGCGAGCATTGCCGTTCGCTTTATTGTCGTTGGCAGTAGCTTTAAGTTATTAGCGGGAAAGCAGCATAGTGCTATTTGGAAAAAAGCGTTGCTTATTTCTTGGTCTGGTATACGTGGGTCTATGTCTGTCTTCTTATTGTTGCAGTTAGGGGCCATGGCAAATGGCGAGATGGCTAGTGAACTAATTTCACTCAGTTTTTCCGTTGTTATTTTATCGTTAATCATACAAAGTCTTGGCATTCACCCGTTATCGAACCTGTTAGAGAGCAAATAG
- a CDS encoding helix-turn-helix domain-containing protein: MERIGQKIKELREEHQLSVDELASNLGIAKSVVWGYESAKKQVSVSHLQLIADYFKVTVDYILERNQPTDQLDLIQLNDLNSVNLVVDDHPLSKEEIADVTSYLQVKRRLKEEGMLQEKQAAK, translated from the coding sequence ATGGAGAGAATAGGACAAAAAATAAAAGAGTTAAGAGAAGAGCATCAATTGAGTGTAGATGAGCTAGCCTCAAATTTAGGAATAGCGAAATCAGTTGTATGGGGTTACGAAAGTGCCAAAAAGCAAGTGAGCGTTTCCCATTTACAATTGATAGCCGATTATTTTAAAGTTACTGTAGATTATATATTGGAACGAAATCAACCGACCGATCAACTTGATTTGATCCAATTAAACGATTTAAATTCGGTTAACTTAGTAGTAGATGATCATCCGTTAAGTAAAGAAGAGATAGCGGATGTTACTTCCTATTTGCAAGTTAAGCGTAGGCTAAAAGAAGAAGGAATGTTGCAAGAAAAACAAGCGGCAAAATAA
- a CDS encoding SGNH/GDSL hydrolase family protein — MLKKVIYILAIVLIFVIIFGERNLNNIQLSKESALHTKTVETQSKANSFSSKLTSGKPVTIVFLGDYVTSDDSLPDGNLNHVALLANWFNKNYPDQVKIINAGMNANTVSHMKKRVQSDVLKHVPDLVVISAGLNDAVGAWKIPVKEYATNYQAIVEAIVATGDTEVVIRTPNPTTSVEENVEMKSYIQASRELTEHEKVYLFDFYQVMADDIHAKNISQLELMQNKLHPNIKGQAYLAEQFKMYFTSELIQP; from the coding sequence ATGCTGAAAAAAGTAATATACATATTAGCGATTGTCCTCATATTTGTCATCATCTTCGGCGAAAGAAATTTAAACAATATTCAACTATCAAAAGAAAGCGCCCTCCATACGAAAACTGTGGAAACTCAGTCAAAGGCTAACAGCTTTTCGAGCAAGTTAACTTCCGGTAAGCCAGTGACGATTGTTTTTCTCGGAGACTATGTCACATCAGATGATTCCTTGCCTGATGGCAACTTGAATCACGTGGCTTTATTAGCCAATTGGTTTAACAAAAATTATCCGGATCAAGTAAAAATTATTAACGCGGGCATGAATGCCAATACTGTCTCTCATATGAAAAAAAGAGTTCAAAGTGATGTCCTTAAACATGTACCCGATTTAGTTGTAATTTCTGCAGGGTTAAACGATGCAGTAGGCGCTTGGAAAATACCAGTAAAAGAGTATGCAACTAATTATCAAGCGATTGTCGAAGCAATTGTTGCCACGGGGGATACGGAAGTGGTGATTCGAACTCCTAACCCTACTACTTCTGTTGAAGAAAACGTAGAAATGAAGAGTTATATACAAGCAAGTCGTGAACTAACGGAACATGAGAAAGTATACTTGTTCGATTTTTATCAAGTGATGGCGGATGATATACATGCCAAAAACATTTCCCAACTCGAATTAATGCAAAATAAGTTGCATCCAAATATTAAAGGTCAAGCTTATCTCGCAGAGCAGTTTAAAATGTACTTTACTTCAGAACTAATCCAACCATAA
- a CDS encoding N(5)-(carboxyethyl)ornithine synthase, whose translation MRTKSTIISLIGGFIIYTIGFVISHKNNEKRRALLPKDMPNIKNMKQLFFEVGYGEALGYSDAEYEVSGAQFVSREEVLKCDAIVDVKLGNADYFNQLTPGKLLIGWAHAVQDIAFTDSVLAGDHTVVAWEEMFEDGRYIFYRNREVAGEAAVLQAYQYVGKMPYETKVAVLGNGHTTKGVLRILHGLGADVDVYGRKLESLFVKNMVNYDVLVNCVMWDTNRTDRIIYKEDLKRLKKGAMIIDVSCDPNMEIETSRPSTIDDPVYTVDGIIHYTVDNTPAMFPHTVTKVLSEGFSPMVDHFVEGNWTDMIRNSVVIENGHILDHHIKEFREARNLLVK comes from the coding sequence ATGCGGACCAAGAGTACGATTATTTCATTAATTGGAGGTTTTATTATTTACACAATAGGATTTGTTATCAGTCACAAAAATAACGAAAAACGAAGAGCGCTTTTACCGAAAGACATGCCAAACATTAAAAACATGAAGCAATTGTTTTTTGAAGTGGGCTATGGCGAAGCGCTTGGTTATTCAGACGCAGAATATGAAGTGTCGGGCGCGCAATTTGTGTCTCGTGAAGAAGTATTGAAATGCGACGCGATTGTTGATGTGAAACTAGGCAACGCAGATTATTTTAATCAATTAACACCCGGGAAATTATTAATTGGTTGGGCTCATGCCGTACAAGATATCGCGTTTACCGATTCCGTTCTTGCGGGTGACCATACAGTGGTAGCTTGGGAAGAAATGTTCGAAGACGGTCGTTATATTTTCTACCGCAATCGTGAAGTTGCTGGGGAAGCAGCTGTGTTGCAGGCCTATCAATATGTTGGCAAAATGCCTTATGAAACAAAAGTGGCGGTTCTTGGAAACGGTCACACAACAAAAGGGGTACTTCGCATTCTTCATGGCTTAGGTGCAGATGTGGATGTTTACGGCCGGAAGCTAGAGTCGTTGTTTGTTAAAAACATGGTCAATTACGATGTTCTTGTGAACTGCGTCATGTGGGATACGAACCGTACGGATCGCATCATTTATAAAGAAGACTTAAAACGCTTGAAAAAAGGCGCGATGATTATTGATGTAAGTTGCGACCCGAACATGGAAATCGAAACATCTCGTCCGTCAACAATTGATGATCCTGTTTATACAGTAGATGGCATTATTCATTACACGGTAGACAACACACCAGCGATGTTCCCGCACACAGTAACAAAAGTGTTGAGCGAAGGATTCTCGCCAATGGTCGACCATTTTGTCGAAGGCAATTGGACGGACATGATTCGCAATTCTGTGGTCATCGAAAACGGCCACATATTAGATCACCACATTAAAGAATTTAGAGAAGCCAGAAACCTGTTAGTAAAATAA
- a CDS encoding GNAT family N-acetyltransferase has translation MNEDIYFEKEYAHLYEEIENGKCEEFIFRHSLGVVRYLFIKCEIPIKLDDRVYYDLVTPYGYGGPRIVEGKSEDKQELVNAFKQAFGEYCRDNHIVSEFVRFHPIIRNHLDFQSFYDLTFKRYTIQTRLADIPDPILTEYSASSRRDIRRGLKAGVEYRVVDHPNDLTDFKELYYSTMERNAAEKIYYFDEVYFQRCIDGLGDYLVVVEASYKGKVIGMSLNFVYGDYIHIHLTGTLQEYHELAPAYILQYALALWGKENNKKLIHHGGGRTGELDDKLYLFKKKFGRNEDLEYYIGRKIWNYVAYEQLCQVVNISPDADYFPAYRSIKSWVPVN, from the coding sequence ATGAACGAAGACATTTACTTTGAAAAAGAGTATGCACATTTGTATGAGGAAATAGAAAACGGTAAGTGTGAAGAATTTATCTTTCGACATTCCCTTGGGGTTGTCCGTTATTTGTTCATCAAATGTGAAATTCCGATCAAGTTAGACGATCGAGTATACTATGATCTCGTGACTCCATATGGATATGGGGGCCCCCGAATTGTGGAAGGGAAAAGCGAAGATAAACAAGAGCTGGTGAACGCATTTAAACAGGCATTTGGAGAGTATTGTAGGGATAATCACATTGTGTCCGAGTTTGTTCGCTTTCATCCTATTATCCGGAATCACTTGGACTTTCAGAGCTTTTATGACCTCACTTTCAAGCGATATACGATTCAAACACGACTCGCTGACATACCTGATCCCATCCTCACAGAATATTCAGCGTCAAGTCGAAGGGATATTCGCCGTGGGTTAAAGGCAGGAGTCGAGTATCGAGTGGTCGATCACCCAAATGATTTAACCGACTTTAAAGAACTGTATTATTCCACAATGGAGCGAAACGCGGCTGAAAAAATTTATTATTTCGATGAGGTGTATTTTCAGCGATGTATCGATGGCCTTGGCGATTACTTAGTTGTGGTAGAAGCAAGTTATAAAGGGAAAGTAATCGGCATGAGTTTAAATTTTGTTTACGGTGACTATATACATATTCACCTTACCGGTACACTTCAGGAATATCATGAACTTGCACCGGCTTATATTTTGCAATATGCGTTGGCGCTTTGGGGCAAGGAAAACAATAAAAAGCTAATTCATCACGGCGGAGGGCGAACTGGTGAACTTGACGACAAGCTGTATCTTTTTAAAAAGAAATTCGGACGTAATGAAGATTTAGAGTATTATATTGGACGCAAAATATGGAATTACGTAGCATATGAACAATTATGCCAAGTCGTCAACATCTCACCAGATGCTGATTATTTCCCTGCTTATCGAAGTATTAAATCATGGGTGCCCGTGAACTGA
- a CDS encoding DNA/RNA non-specific endonuclease: MANKLDKIQQQALQRYLKFEKEHQAENYAAATEEKMMTRSSIINHHDNLAIERIINKSDLFPIAHLQAGLDVSKAVCRISIRGRSGQLEGYGTGFLVGPNLLLTNNHVLETAEAAMYAVAEFNYEDDVHFKPRDIISFRLDPELLFITDEALDFTLVAMEPYNANAVPLATFGYLPLLPKPGKILEGEYVTIIQHPKGGPKAITIRENEVKFISSDYVHYVSDTEPGSSGSPVFNDQWMVVSLHHAGVPDPTDPNKWIANEGIRISSIIQHLSDKRSSLETEQARKMLDYLLSVVMPGSTKAPMEVGVLASDWYAEATGYNKEFLGKEFIVPLPQLDNEMKKDVAATSEGKETLDYTHFSVAMSKSRRLAFFTAVNIDGDQLVDVKRKNDRWYFDPRIDKAYQLGNDFYKSNDIDRGHLVRRRDPNWGIDAVKANEHTFHFTNSSPQHKNFNQKVWLDLEDYLLDNARDHDMKVSIFTGPVFRDTDRNYRDAQIPNQFWKVAVMVKDGTELSATAYLQTQENMIDGDLEFVYGQFETYQVPITKIEELTGLDFGELRKADPLAKGQAARVKRAGDISI, from the coding sequence ATGGCTAACAAATTGGATAAAATCCAACAACAAGCCTTACAACGATACTTGAAATTCGAAAAAGAACACCAAGCCGAGAACTATGCGGCGGCTACAGAAGAAAAAATGATGACGCGCTCCAGTATTATCAATCACCATGACAATTTGGCGATCGAACGCATTATCAATAAAAGCGACTTGTTTCCGATTGCCCATTTACAAGCAGGACTTGATGTTAGCAAAGCCGTGTGCCGCATTTCTATTCGGGGGCGCTCAGGTCAGCTTGAAGGATATGGCACTGGATTTCTTGTAGGACCAAATCTATTGCTCACAAACAACCACGTGTTGGAAACAGCTGAAGCGGCGATGTATGCAGTGGCGGAATTTAATTACGAAGACGACGTTCATTTTAAACCGCGCGACATTATTAGTTTCCGATTAGACCCGGAGCTCTTATTTATCACCGACGAAGCACTGGACTTCACATTAGTCGCAATGGAACCATACAATGCCAATGCGGTACCGCTCGCAACTTTCGGTTATTTGCCGCTCCTGCCAAAGCCCGGGAAAATTTTAGAAGGTGAATACGTCACCATTATTCAACACCCTAAAGGCGGTCCAAAAGCCATTACCATTCGGGAAAATGAAGTCAAATTCATCTCTTCTGATTATGTTCATTACGTAAGCGACACCGAACCTGGCTCATCCGGTTCACCGGTTTTTAATGACCAATGGATGGTTGTTTCACTGCATCATGCTGGTGTTCCAGATCCGACCGATCCTAACAAATGGATCGCCAATGAAGGCATCCGCATTAGTTCCATTATTCAACATTTGAGCGACAAGCGCAGCAGTTTAGAGACAGAGCAAGCACGCAAAATGCTCGATTATTTGCTGTCGGTCGTGATGCCTGGTTCCACAAAAGCGCCGATGGAAGTAGGGGTGTTGGCCTCAGATTGGTATGCAGAAGCTACAGGGTACAACAAAGAATTTTTAGGCAAAGAATTTATTGTGCCACTGCCCCAACTGGATAATGAAATGAAAAAAGACGTAGCGGCAACATCGGAAGGAAAAGAGACACTCGATTACACTCATTTTTCTGTCGCAATGAGCAAGTCACGTCGTCTCGCTTTTTTCACCGCAGTAAACATTGATGGCGATCAACTGGTGGATGTGAAACGAAAAAACGATCGCTGGTATTTTGATCCGCGAATCGATAAAGCGTACCAACTGGGCAATGACTTTTACAAATCAAACGATATCGATCGAGGACACCTTGTACGACGTCGTGATCCCAATTGGGGCATTGATGCGGTAAAAGCCAATGAGCATACATTCCATTTCACTAATAGTTCACCGCAACATAAAAACTTCAATCAAAAAGTATGGCTCGACTTAGAAGATTATTTGCTTGATAACGCGCGTGATCACGATATGAAAGTATCGATTTTTACAGGACCGGTGTTCCGCGACACCGACCGTAATTACCGAGATGCGCAAATTCCCAATCAATTTTGGAAAGTGGCAGTTATGGTAAAAGACGGCACCGAGCTATCGGCAACCGCTTATTTGCAAACACAAGAAAATATGATTGATGGTGATTTAGAGTTTGTGTACGGTCAGTTTGAAACGTACCAAGTACCCATCACAAAAATTGAAGAACTAACCGGTCTTGATTTTGGTGAATTAAGAAAAGCGGATCCGTTAGCAAAAGGACAAGCAGCTCGTGTTAAAAGGGCAGGAGATATATCCATATGA
- a CDS encoding aldo/keto reductase, with translation MDFITLNNGLKMPQLGFGVWQVENDEATKVVTKALETGYTSIDTAMIYTNEIGVGRALQDTKIPREDLFITTKVWNTDQGYDNTLRAFDESLNRLGLDYVDLYLIHWPTPEFDDYVETYKALEKLYNDGRVKAIGVCNFEIEHLQRLLDECDVPPVLNQVECHPYLAQTDLKEFCAKHDIFLEAWSPLEQGGDVLKDATINKIAESKEKSPAQVVLRWHLQNNTIAIPKSVTPSRIEENFDVFDFELSDEEMEAINALNKEQRNGPHPNEMNVR, from the coding sequence ATGGATTTTATTACATTGAATAATGGCTTGAAAATGCCGCAATTAGGCTTTGGGGTGTGGCAGGTTGAGAACGATGAAGCGACAAAAGTTGTGACGAAAGCGTTAGAAACGGGTTACACGTCGATCGATACGGCAATGATTTATACAAATGAGATTGGCGTTGGACGCGCATTGCAGGATACAAAAATTCCGCGCGAAGATTTGTTTATTACGACAAAAGTTTGGAACACGGACCAAGGATATGACAACACGTTACGGGCGTTTGATGAAAGTTTAAACCGTCTTGGACTTGATTATGTGGATTTGTATTTGATTCATTGGCCAACGCCAGAGTTTGATGATTATGTGGAAACTTATAAAGCATTAGAAAAGTTGTATAATGACGGCCGCGTAAAAGCGATTGGCGTATGCAATTTTGAAATCGAGCATTTGCAGCGTTTATTGGATGAGTGCGATGTTCCGCCGGTATTGAACCAAGTGGAATGCCATCCCTACTTGGCACAAACGGATTTGAAGGAATTTTGTGCGAAACATGATATTTTCTTGGAAGCTTGGAGCCCACTTGAACAAGGTGGCGACGTGCTGAAAGATGCGACAATCAACAAAATTGCAGAGTCGAAAGAAAAGTCTCCGGCTCAAGTTGTGTTGCGTTGGCATTTACAAAACAACACCATTGCGATTCCAAAATCGGTAACGCCGTCACGTATTGAAGAAAATTTCGATGTGTTTGATTTTGAGTTAAGCGACGAAGAAATGGAAGCGATCAATGCGCTGAACAAAGAGCAGCGCAACGGACCTCACCCAAATGAGATGAATGTACGATAA